The Megalobrama amblycephala isolate DHTTF-2021 linkage group LG1, ASM1881202v1, whole genome shotgun sequence genome segment CATTAAAGCTCATCTATTTCATTTGCAGATGAAGAAGATGATTTTCCTTCTACTAAACAGCAGCAGAACAGTGGCATAAATGAAATTGAAGAGGCTACTATAGAAAAGTCAAAAGCACAAGAAACATCAGTTATAAACACCATCATGgacatatataatacatatgACAGACCAGCAAATGCCGAAGCAAAAGGCAGTTATGCAAAACAAGAAGCATATAAGAAAGCTTTTAAAGACAAGCCAGGAGAGAGAAATCCCAAGGCTGGATACCTCGCAGAAGCAGGATATGGACGAGTTCGTGTTGAAGCCAGTATATTTGAGGCTGAAGCCAGAGGCCCCAACGCCTCAGCTTGTGCTGAAGCCAGTTCGACTAAAGTAGGAGCAATGGCTCGAGCTGAACTTGCCGGTGTATCAGCTAAAGCTGGTCCACTTGCTGCAAAAGTGGGAGTTGGATTAGACACGGGTGCATCTCTTGGTTGGGATGGGGTGGAGCTCAAATTCCTGGGAACTGGATTctcatttggtccaaaaatgGGTGTATCTGTTCTGGGTTCAGAAGCATCAGCATCATGTTCAGTCATGTAGCCACAGAGTTAATAACTATCTTTGAATATGTGTAACATTCTACTTACAAAACatgaagacaaaaacaaaaaccttatatatttttaaaagtttaaccAGTTTTAATGCAGAATTAGTAACAATATTGAGCTATAAATACACATAACATACTTtaacaatatgaaaataatgttttattttttgattttatACAAATGTTATGACTTTTGTCTTTTGAGaatgtcatttgtcatttaagAATAAATATTTGTGTTTGGTAATGTATGGATATGCTTATTCCTTTTCTATTAAGTGCTGTCATTCCAAGCTTTTATGTTAAGCTGCAATGGTGTAGAGCCTGGGATATAATGATCTGA includes the following:
- the LOC125279930 gene encoding uncharacterized protein LOC125279930, which gives rise to MSERLRLRHHGHGENDEDDVPTTKHGHGENDEEDDFPSTKQQQNSGINEIEEATIEKSKAQETSVINTIMDIYNTYDRPANAEAKGSYAKQEAYKKAFKDKPGERNPKAGYLAEAGYGRVRVEASIFEAEARGPNASACAEASSTKVGAMARAELAGVSAKAGPLAAKVGVGLDTGASLGWDGVELKFLGTGFSFGPKMGVSVLGSEASASCSVM